The nucleotide sequence TATTAATATTGGTATTCCAAAAATCTTGTGAGTCAAAATATGGTCAATTCTGTCATTAATATTTTTCACATAACTTAAATTATTCCCTGAATATGCCTCTTTTATGATATACACCACATGTTCATATCTTGTTTTTGAAATTTCAGATGAAAAATCTTCATCACATTCAATATTTACATGGGATTTTAATTTTTCATAAAAAAATTCATCTTTTTCCAAAAATTTTAACGCTGCATATCGTTTATTCGTAAATACGTTGTCCGGAATCTGTTTTATTACTTTGTTTATATAATTTTCAATTCTACTTCCATAATCAAATAACACTTTTTTTGAGTGTTTGCCATTTGCCACCTCGATTATCTTATCTTTTAATTCATCAATTCCTTCGCCAGTTTTTGCAGAAGTAAAAACCACAGGCACCCCAAAGTGTTTTTCAAGTTCAAATTTATCTATTTTAACTCCTCTATTTCTTATCTCATCAATTGAATTCATTACCAAAATAACACTATTTGTTATTTCCAACAATTCGATTAAAAGATAAAAACTTTGTTCAGGATTTAGTGAATCTGCAATTAAAAGAGATACGTTAGGTGGGGTAAAAAATAAATAATCTCTTGTTACTTTTTCATCAATCGTCTTTGACGTCAAAGAATAGGTCCCAGGTAAATCAATAAAATGAAGGGTATTTCCTTTCCATTCTGTTGCACCTTCAATTTTAGTTACAGTAACCCCAGGCCAATTAGCCACATATTGCCTTGCTCCAACAAGCCTATTAAATATACTAGTTTTTCCAACATTTGGATTTCCAACCAATGCTGCGGAGATTACCATCTTAGCCCCTCCTCAAAATTATTTTTCTTTTCATTCCACTCCCAATAACAACTTTTTTTTCATGAATATATAACTCACCATTTGAAATTTTCAATTTTACTCCAACACTTACCCCTAATTTTTCTACTTTTACCCTAAACATTCTTCCACCACATAATTTTTCGACTATATATTCTCCATCAGAAGCAAATATTAATGGTATAGAATCATTCAATAATTCCACTTCAACTAAGTTTGCTTCGCTATTTCTTAAAGAAATTGTCTTATTAAAAACCCTATACATCCTTGGATCTCCCATCGGTGAAGTACGTACAACTTCAACTACACTCCCCGGTACAATCCCCAACCCTAAAATTCTGTTTCTGATATTTGAATCCATAATTGATAAAATTTTCACTTTAGTGCATTCTGGTACTTGATCCAAAGTCATAAACACACCTCCAATTATTGAAAATAATTCTCAATAAGATTGTATCAAATGTTATGTTTATTGTCAATTAAATTGAGAGACTATTCATCAAAAAAGTAAAAAGAGATAAAATAAAAAACGGAAAACAAAAGACAAAGCAAAGAAGAAAACAGGAATGAGACGAAGTTATAAATTCAACAAAGAATTTTACAAATTTATTTTGCAATATTCTAAAAAGAAAGATAAACCACGAAAATACACAGAACCCATGATTTGTTTTCTCTTTTTTTACAAGTTCTTTTGAAGGTATTATTACAAAATATAAAGAATAAAGTACCCTCTCACACGTCTCTTTGGTATAGCTTCAAAGTATTAAATACTCAAACACGTTTTATCTTTCATATAAAAAAAGACAACAATTAAGGAAAGCAAAAAATCACGTAAAAATAGAAATACTTGCTGGAATAATCAAAGATAAAACAATAGTATCAAACATAAATGCTTCTTTAGCATATACAGATGAAGGTAAACTCTTAAAACCAATGCTTGAATAATTTTGTGAAAAGTGTAAATATTTTGTAGCAGATAGATATTATCTGCTTTGTTTTATATCTTCATATTTTTTGAACAGGTTCACTAAATTAACATTTCAAACGAAAACGAAATTAAATTAAACATAATCTAAATAAATGGGAGGGATACTATGAAAAAAATTTTTATTATTTTAAGTATTCTTTGTTTGATACTTAGCATGTCAATCCTTACCTTGTACGGAAAGGGTATAGTAAAATATACTTGGATATTACGCATTCCTGAAAGAATACCAGGTGGGCAAATTATACCTTCATTTGAAAAGCTATATACAAGATTTTTTACAAGTTTTATATTGGATTTAATTTCTGTTATATTCTTAATTTCTCTAATCTTTAGAGATATAAACTTTCGATTTTTTATATCAATTTATATACTATCTCTAATCTTGATTGGAGCTTCTTTAATAACTACTTATAATTTCTTTCAACTTCTATCTCTACTTTTACTCATTCCTATTATCTTCTTTTCTAAATATTAAAATGAAATCATTGATTCAATTTTCTCCAGTGTTTTTGGTCCTATACCTTTAACATTTAATAGTTCATCTTTCGAGCTAAATAGTCCGTTTTTGTTTCTGTAATTTATTATTTCTCTTGCTTTTACCTTACCAATTCCAGGAAGTTTCATTAACTCATCTATTGAAGCAGTGTTAATATTTATCTTATCTTCAACTTTTTCTTTGGCTACATTTTTAACTTTGGACAATCTTAAAAAAGGTTTCATTTTTTTCAAAGTTGATGGACCTATTCCTGAAACATTTAGCAAATCATCAATGGCATAAAACATTCCGTTTTTTTCTCTATAATCGATTATATTCTTTGCTTTTGTTGGCCCTATTCCTGGTAAAGCCAAAAGCTGATCATATGTAGCAGTATTAATATCAATTATCTGTTCAGAGTAAATTCTTTTTTGTTTTTCATGAACTATTTCTTTCTTTTGAAAAACCGCAGTCGTTAACACCAAAAAAATTAAAAATAATATAACAAATTCCTTGA is from Thermosipho affectus and encodes:
- a CDS encoding FeoA family protein, whose protein sequence is MTLDQVPECTKVKILSIMDSNIRNRILGLGIVPGSVVEVVRTSPMGDPRMYRVFNKTISLRNSEANLVEVELLNDSIPLIFASDGEYIVEKLCGGRMFRVKVEKLGVSVGVKLKISNGELYIHEKKVVIGSGMKRKIILRRG
- a CDS encoding ComEA family DNA-binding protein; translated protein: MVKGKYFKEFVILFLIFLVLTTAVFQKKEIVHEKQKRIYSEQIIDINTATYDQLLALPGIGPTKAKNIIDYREKNGMFYAIDDLLNVSGIGPSTLKKMKPFLRLSKVKNVAKEKVEDKININTASIDELMKLPGIGKVKAREIINYRNKNGLFSSKDELLNVKGIGPKTLEKIESMISF